In one Pseudomonas sp. 31-12 genomic region, the following are encoded:
- a CDS encoding LysR substrate-binding domain-containing protein has product MSRRLPPLYALRAFEAAARHSSFTRAAEELSITQSAVSRHIRTLEEHFACRLFHRSGRNLQLTESARLILPGIREGFTALERACNTLRAEDDILRMKAPSTLTMRWLLARLSRFRHLQPGNEVQLTSAWMDIDTVDFNHEPFDCAVILSNGHFPPDWEATLLFPEELIPVGAPNLLKDQPWDVARLASTELLHPTPDRRDWRTWLARMGLADQVSLKGGQVFDTLELGMIAAARGYGVSMGDLLMVAEDVAQGRLSLPWPTAVASGENYYLVWPKTRPGGERLRRLSDFLQGEVRTMDLPAVERLS; this is encoded by the coding sequence ATGTCCCGTCGTCTTCCTCCCTTGTATGCCCTGCGCGCATTCGAAGCGGCGGCGCGGCATAGCTCGTTTACCCGCGCCGCTGAAGAATTGTCGATCACCCAGAGCGCGGTCAGTCGACACATTCGTACGCTCGAAGAGCATTTTGCCTGCCGACTGTTCCACCGCAGCGGGCGCAACCTGCAACTGACCGAGTCAGCGCGGCTGATCCTGCCCGGCATTCGTGAAGGTTTTACCGCGCTCGAACGCGCCTGCAATACCTTGCGCGCCGAAGACGACATCCTGCGCATGAAAGCCCCGTCGACGTTGACCATGCGCTGGCTGTTGGCGCGCCTCAGCCGCTTCCGGCACTTGCAACCGGGCAACGAAGTGCAATTGACCAGCGCCTGGATGGACATCGATACCGTGGACTTCAACCACGAACCCTTCGACTGCGCCGTCATCCTCAGCAACGGCCATTTCCCGCCGGATTGGGAAGCGACGCTGTTGTTTCCAGAGGAGCTGATTCCAGTGGGCGCGCCAAATCTGCTGAAGGATCAGCCGTGGGATGTGGCGCGTCTGGCGAGCACCGAACTGCTGCACCCGACACCGGACCGCCGTGACTGGCGAACATGGCTGGCGCGTATGGGGCTGGCCGATCAGGTGTCGCTCAAGGGGGGCCAGGTGTTCGACACGCTGGAGCTGGGCATGATTGCCGCTGCCCGGGGCTATGGCGTGTCCATGGGCGATTTGCTGATGGTGGCGGAGGATGTCGCTCAAGGTCGCCTGAGTTTGCCGTGGCCGACGGCTGTCGCCAGCGGAGAGAATTATTACCTCGTCTGGCCGAAAACCCGCCCGGGAGGTGAACGTTTGCGCCGCCTCAGCGATTTCCTGCAAGGCGAGGTCCGGACCATGGATTTACCGGCTGTCGAGCGCTTGAGCTGA